One Methanobrevibacter sp. genomic region harbors:
- a CDS encoding proteasome-activating nucleotidase: MNSSAETSKEELIETIDNLTEKKNELIEKVRKLEGEQLKSNVSNRQLEGKIKELKGEIKSFKKNPLILATVTEVFDDNQVGIKGNVGHEFLVNYPKSINTEFLEPGARVSLNQNTLTVVKVFPKKKDENITAMEVIDRPNITYDDIGGLKYQIVELRETVELPIKHPEIFEEIGIDPPKGILLYGPPGTGKTLLAKAVANETNARFIKLVASEFVNKYLGEGSRYVREVFELAREKTPAIIFIEEIDAIGTKRMGDTSGADREVQRTLMQLLAELDGFDPRGNVGIIGATNRPDILDDALLRPGRFDRAIEVPNPSKDGRKHILEIHTKKMKIDENIDFDKISEVTEGFSGADLKAVCTEAGMFAIRSARKKVISKDFMDAIDKIIDPKNISII; encoded by the coding sequence ATGAATTCTTCAGCTGAAACTTCAAAAGAGGAATTGATAGAAACTATTGATAACTTAACTGAAAAGAAAAATGAATTAATAGAAAAAGTTAGAAAACTTGAAGGAGAACAGTTAAAATCAAACGTTAGCAATCGCCAACTTGAAGGTAAAATCAAGGAACTTAAAGGTGAAATCAAATCATTCAAGAAAAATCCGCTAATCCTTGCAACAGTAACTGAAGTATTTGATGACAATCAAGTTGGAATTAAGGGAAATGTGGGGCATGAATTTTTAGTTAATTATCCCAAATCCATTAATACAGAATTTTTGGAGCCCGGTGCAAGAGTATCACTAAACCAAAATACTTTGACTGTCGTTAAAGTTTTCCCAAAAAAGAAAGATGAAAACATCACTGCAATGGAAGTTATAGACCGTCCAAACATTACTTATGACGATATAGGTGGGCTCAAATACCAAATCGTTGAGCTGAGAGAAACCGTTGAGCTTCCAATCAAACACCCGGAAATATTTGAGGAAATCGGTATCGACCCGCCTAAGGGAATCCTGTTATACGGACCTCCTGGAACAGGTAAAACATTACTTGCAAAGGCCGTTGCCAATGAGACAAATGCAAGATTCATCAAGCTTGTGGCATCAGAATTTGTCAACAAATATTTAGGTGAAGGTTCAAGATATGTTCGTGAAGTATTCGAACTGGCACGTGAAAAAACACCTGCAATCATCTTCATTGAAGAGATTGATGCAATCGGTACAAAAAGAATGGGTGACACATCAGGAGCCGACAGAGAAGTTCAAAGAACCTTGATGCAACTTTTAGCAGAACTTGATGGATTTGACCCTAGAGGAAATGTCGGCATCATTGGAGCAACAAACAGACCGGACATTTTAGATGATGCACTTTTAAGACCTGGAAGATTTGACAGAGCAATAGAAGTGCCGAATCCTTCAAAAGATGGTAGAAAGCATATTCTTGAAATCCACACTAAAAAAATGAAAATAGATGAAAACATCGATTTTGACAAAATCAGTGAAGTAACCGAAGGTTTCTCAGGAGCAGACCTGAAAGCAGTATGTACCGAAGCAGGAATGTTTGCAATAAGATCTGCAAGGAAAAAAGTTATTTCAAAAGATTTCATGGATGCGATAGATAAAATCATTGACCCTAAAAATATTAGTATAATATAA
- a CDS encoding nucleoside deaminase, which yields MNSDAYFMDEALKEAEKSLAEGGIPIGAVLVKDDEIISRGHNRLIQNESVVLHAEMDAIENAGRLNYEDYRKCTLYTTLSPCPMCSGAVILYNISRVVIGENKTLMGAENFLQCNDVEVVVLDDMRCRDLFLKFTCNNSEIWDDELKKVGNSTEVK from the coding sequence ATGAACTCTGATGCTTATTTTATGGATGAAGCTTTAAAAGAAGCTGAAAAATCTTTAGCTGAAGGCGGAATTCCGATTGGAGCGGTCTTAGTTAAAGATGATGAAATTATTTCTAGAGGACATAACAGATTAATTCAAAACGAGTCTGTAGTTTTACATGCTGAAATGGATGCAATAGAAAATGCGGGGCGCCTAAACTATGAGGATTATCGCAAATGCACATTGTATACAACATTGTCCCCTTGTCCAATGTGTTCGGGGGCTGTAATATTATATAACATATCACGTGTTGTCATTGGTGAGAATAAGACATTGATGGGTGCTGAAAATTTTCTTCAATGCAACGATGTTGAAGTTGTTGTATTGGATGATATGAGATGCAGGGACTTATTTTTAAAATTTACATGTAATAATTCGGAAATTTGGGATGACGAGCTTAAAAAAGTGGGTAATAGTACTGAGGTAAAATAA
- the lysS gene encoding lysine--tRNA ligase: MTHWIENIANELSKMDVEEHIIASGTSISGSIHIGNSCDIFVANGIGKKLREKGKKAKTIWIADDHDPLRKVPYPLPESYDKYLGMPYSMIPCPDGCCANFVEHFEKPLLSVMDDYGIEMETKSGFEMYKSGVYNDYIRTSLEKVEEIKEIFNQYRREPLADDWLPYNPICDECGRVNTTYAYDYDGDIIKYRCECGHEGEMDIKTGNGKLTWRVEWAARWKIFGTTCEPFGKDHAASGGSYDVSSVISEKIFDYPAPYPVPYEWITLDGEAMSKSHGVFFAPEEWLKIGPAESLHYYLFRSKPMKAKDFSPKMPFLDFIDQFDTVEKVFYDEVEAPSEKEGRKFKEIYEIVQINEGSPLPFRPPFRFLVNAYQIAGDDLEKIFDILKRNSQLTKSFKDKEFGDLTETELAQYRERVDNVIYWLDTYAPNFVKFKVQEKSIPKLPLTPEQDQFLADLATLMETTEFSDAADLHDAMYEILEAQELKPQKGFQAIYKMILGQKQGPRAASFLLSLDKDFVVKRLRKEA, encoded by the coding sequence ATGACACATTGGATTGAAAACATAGCAAATGAATTAAGTAAAATGGATGTGGAAGAACACATCATAGCAAGTGGAACTTCCATCTCAGGTTCAATACACATTGGAAACTCCTGTGACATATTTGTAGCTAACGGAATTGGAAAGAAATTAAGGGAAAAAGGAAAAAAAGCTAAAACAATATGGATTGCAGATGACCACGACCCACTAAGAAAAGTTCCATATCCATTACCTGAATCTTACGACAAATACCTAGGAATGCCATACTCAATGATTCCATGTCCTGACGGCTGTTGCGCTAACTTTGTAGAACACTTTGAAAAACCTTTACTTTCAGTGATGGACGATTACGGAATCGAGATGGAAACCAAATCCGGTTTTGAAATGTACAAATCCGGAGTTTATAACGATTACATCAGAACTTCCTTAGAAAAAGTTGAAGAGATAAAAGAAATCTTCAACCAATACAGAAGAGAACCTTTAGCTGACGACTGGTTGCCTTACAACCCGATTTGTGATGAATGTGGAAGAGTAAATACAACTTACGCTTACGATTACGATGGAGACATCATCAAATACAGATGTGAATGTGGCCACGAAGGAGAAATGGACATTAAAACCGGTAACGGTAAATTGACCTGGAGAGTGGAATGGGCTGCAAGATGGAAAATATTTGGAACAACATGCGAACCGTTCGGAAAAGACCATGCTGCAAGTGGAGGATCATATGATGTAAGTAGCGTAATATCTGAAAAAATATTCGACTACCCTGCACCATACCCAGTGCCATATGAATGGATTACCCTTGACGGTGAAGCAATGAGTAAATCCCATGGAGTATTCTTCGCTCCTGAAGAATGGTTGAAAATAGGTCCGGCAGAAAGTCTTCACTACTACCTGTTCAGATCAAAACCTATGAAAGCAAAAGACTTCTCACCTAAAATGCCTTTCTTAGACTTTATCGACCAATTCGATACAGTGGAAAAAGTATTCTATGATGAAGTTGAAGCACCATCTGAAAAAGAAGGCAGAAAATTCAAGGAAATCTATGAAATCGTGCAAATCAATGAAGGTAGTCCTTTGCCTTTCAGACCACCATTCAGATTCCTCGTCAACGCTTACCAAATTGCTGGGGACGATTTAGAAAAAATCTTCGACATTCTTAAAAGAAACTCACAATTGACCAAAAGCTTCAAGGATAAGGAATTCGGTGACTTGACCGAAACAGAACTGGCACAATACCGTGAAAGAGTTGACAATGTAATCTACTGGCTGGACACTTATGCGCCTAACTTTGTTAAATTCAAAGTTCAAGAGAAAAGTATTCCAAAATTACCATTAACTCCAGAACAAGACCAATTCTTAGCTGATTTAGCAACATTGATGGAAACCACTGAGTTTTCAGATGCTGCTGACTTGCATGATGCAATGTATGAAATCCTGGAAGCTCAGGAATTGAAACCACAAAAAGGATTCCAAGCTATCTATAAAATGATTCTCGGTCAAAAACAAGGCCCTAGAGCAGCTTCATTCTTATTAAGTTTGGATAAAGACTTTGTTGTTAAAAGATTAAGAAAAGAAGCTTAA